A window of Ignavibacterium sp. contains these coding sequences:
- a CDS encoding TonB-dependent receptor, giving the protein MKSKIILLFLFLSFSAFSQQKDLSGIVVDSETSIPLQNANIYLTKNKTGTTSDRQGKFVLKGVSESDTLIISYLGYKQLSLPVSQLQNNQTFFLERIILPSQTVLVEASIGQKGVTPLTFEKIKRDQIQKDYVVQDIPQYLSQLPSTTFYSENGNGIGYNYLSIRGFDQRRISVSINGIPQNDPEDHNVYWLDFPDLLASTELIQVQRGAGSGVIGYPAVGGSINIITSPFSDKAKLNLSSSYGSYHTRKYSAAFASGLIDNKYSFYAKLSQILSSGYRNLSWAKFNVYHFSAVRYDDKLTSQINFYGGPISDGLAYTGIAKFAVKDKNLRRANYSYWEADENGYTFTVNRRPEEIENFSQPHFELLNEYKFNDDVKFNSALFLVIGEGFFDYDGSWSIYYDDYFRLRANGFDTNYIPTNAIIRAQVENKQYGWIPRLSFSHDNGELIVGGELRIHRSNHWGNINYAENLPPNISKDYYYYFYNGAKDIASIYAHESYKLNDQINLLGELQVAYHKYKLYNERYVGNDFSISDIFFNPRLGINYKISDQFNSFISFARVTREPRLKNYYDAAESSAGEVPQFELNSDGTYNFSKPLVKPETMNDFEIGLSFNNQFISASTNFYYMIFNDEIVRKGQVDRFGQPITGNVDQTIHAGVELQLIAKITDALDVFGNFTYSNNEIKNGKYFLGGSDFIDLSGNKISGFPDVLANFGIQFKQNNLFLKLSGKYVGKMFSDNFDKNLKDYLNRFPGFVDYSDNVNDAYFVMDFYGSYDFKLFDALDNSKIFLQVNNLFNNLYSAYAIGKEFFPAAERNFIAGIQVGL; this is encoded by the coding sequence ATGAAAAGTAAAATCATTCTTCTTTTTTTGTTTCTATCGTTTTCTGCTTTCTCTCAGCAGAAAGATTTATCCGGAATTGTTGTTGATTCCGAGACTTCAATCCCATTGCAGAATGCAAATATCTATCTTACAAAAAATAAAACAGGAACAACTTCTGATCGACAAGGAAAATTTGTTCTTAAAGGAGTTTCAGAATCTGACACTCTTATTATAAGTTACCTTGGTTATAAACAACTCAGTTTGCCTGTCTCTCAACTTCAAAATAATCAAACCTTTTTTCTTGAAAGGATAATTCTTCCTTCTCAGACTGTTCTCGTAGAAGCGAGTATTGGTCAAAAGGGAGTAACACCTTTAACTTTCGAGAAAATAAAACGAGACCAGATTCAGAAAGACTATGTTGTTCAGGATATTCCACAGTACCTCAGTCAACTGCCGTCAACAACTTTTTATTCTGAGAATGGAAATGGAATCGGATATAATTATTTAAGCATCAGAGGTTTTGATCAAAGGAGAATTTCAGTTTCAATAAATGGAATTCCGCAAAATGATCCTGAGGACCACAATGTTTACTGGCTGGATTTTCCCGATTTATTAGCAAGTACAGAATTAATTCAGGTTCAACGTGGAGCTGGTTCTGGAGTTATTGGATATCCGGCAGTTGGTGGTTCAATCAATATTATCACTTCTCCTTTTTCTGATAAAGCAAAACTAAATCTTTCATCATCTTACGGAAGCTATCACACCAGAAAATACAGCGCTGCATTTGCAAGTGGATTGATTGATAACAAATATTCGTTCTATGCAAAACTATCTCAGATATTAAGCTCAGGATATAGAAATTTATCCTGGGCAAAATTTAATGTTTACCATTTTTCTGCAGTCAGATATGATGACAAATTAACTTCTCAAATTAATTTTTATGGCGGACCAATCTCAGATGGACTTGCATATACTGGTATCGCAAAGTTTGCTGTTAAAGATAAAAATTTAAGAAGGGCGAATTATTCTTATTGGGAAGCAGATGAAAACGGTTATACTTTTACCGTTAACAGAAGACCAGAAGAAATTGAGAATTTCTCTCAACCACATTTTGAACTTCTGAATGAATATAAGTTTAATGATGATGTTAAATTTAACTCTGCACTATTTCTGGTAATTGGTGAAGGATTTTTTGACTACGATGGTTCCTGGTCAATTTATTATGATGATTATTTCAGACTAAGAGCAAATGGATTTGATACGAATTATATTCCGACTAATGCGATTATAAGAGCTCAGGTCGAAAATAAGCAGTATGGATGGATACCAAGATTAAGTTTTTCACACGACAATGGAGAATTGATTGTCGGTGGAGAATTAAGAATTCATCGCTCTAATCACTGGGGAAATATTAACTATGCAGAAAATCTTCCGCCTAACATTTCAAAAGATTATTACTACTATTTTTATAACGGTGCAAAAGATATCGCATCAATCTATGCACACGAATCTTACAAGTTGAATGACCAAATAAATCTACTTGGTGAACTACAAGTTGCATATCATAAATACAAATTATACAACGAAAGATATGTTGGAAATGATTTTTCCATTAGCGATATCTTTTTTAATCCTCGTTTAGGTATAAATTATAAAATCTCTGATCAATTCAATTCCTTTATCTCTTTTGCAAGAGTAACACGAGAACCAAGATTAAAAAACTATTATGATGCTGCTGAATCGAGTGCAGGAGAAGTTCCACAATTTGAATTAAATTCTGATGGAACATATAATTTTTCTAAACCACTTGTAAAACCGGAAACTATGAACGATTTTGAAATTGGTTTGTCCTTCAATAATCAGTTTATATCTGCGTCAACTAATTTTTATTATATGATTTTCAATGATGAAATAGTTCGCAAAGGTCAGGTTGATAGATTTGGTCAACCTATTACAGGAAATGTTGATCAAACAATTCACGCTGGAGTTGAATTACAATTAATAGCAAAAATTACTGACGCGCTGGATGTTTTCGGCAACTTCACTTACAGCAATAATGAAATTAAAAATGGTAAATACTTTTTAGGTGGTTCTGATTTCATAGATTTAAGCGGAAATAAAATCAGCGGATTTCCAGATGTGCTTGCAAACTTTGGAATTCAGTTCAAACAGAATAATTTATTTCTGAAACTGAGTGGTAAATATGTTGGCAAAATGTTCTCGGATAACTTTGATAAAAATCTGAAAGATTATCTTAACAGATTCCCTGGCTTTGTTGATTATTCTGATAATGTTAATGATGCTTATTTTGTGATGGATTTTTATGGGAGTTATGACTTCAAACTTTTTGATGCTTTAGATAATTCAAAAATCTTTTTGCAGGTAAATAATTTGTTCAATAATCTTTATTCAGCTTATGCAATAGGAAAAGAATTTTTCCCTGCAGCAGAAAGAAATTTTATTGCCGGAATTCAGGTTGGACTTTAA